A section of the Methanobrevibacter arboriphilus JCM 13429 = DSM 1125 genome encodes:
- a CDS encoding ABC transporter ATP-binding protein, with amino-acid sequence MIDEYLAKKFALSKQGSNNLKKGIIYTTLLDFSLMLPVILFVLFLSQYIPDPSIISVELDLIGFIILIIIVLGIIYILKSKQYHFIYNATYEESEVRRITLAEKLRKLPMSFFEKKNLSDLTTTIMGDCTDLEHAFSHAVPELAGSVISLVIISIGILLFNFPLSIALLWVIPVSFLIVIVSKSIQEKNSEKIIKKRRTGTDGIQESIETIKELKAYNYEDDYLKGLNRKIKNIESSLIRSELVTGTSVISGQMVLKLGIVSVMIVGSTLLVSGQISLLMFILYLIAAAFIYLPIQGALEFLAEIFMAGVKIKRMKKIESQAVQDGSIEYSNKGYDITFKDVSFNYKEDKDILKNINFNAKQGEVTALIGPSGGGKSTISKLAARFWDANEGKITLGGVDLKTIDPEALLKNYAIVFQDVVLFNNTVKENIRIGSHGASDEEVYEVAKLARCDKFVKNLPNGYDTLIGENGSLLSGGERQRISIARALLKNAPIILLDEATASLDVENESEIQKALSILIKNKTVIVIAHRMRTIANADKIVVLKEGKIVEKGSPQELNQIDGLYKKMVDIQNKTGKWRL; translated from the coding sequence ATGATAGATGAATATCTAGCTAAAAAATTTGCATTAAGTAAACAAGGATCTAATAACTTAAAGAAAGGAATAATATATACAACTCTTTTAGATTTTAGTTTAATGTTACCTGTTATACTATTTGTTTTGTTTTTATCTCAATATATACCAGATCCAAGTATTATTTCTGTTGAATTAGATTTAATAGGATTTATAATCTTAATAATAATAGTTTTAGGAATAATTTATATATTAAAATCAAAACAATACCATTTCATCTATAATGCCACTTATGAAGAAAGCGAAGTTAGACGAATAACACTTGCAGAAAAGCTAAGAAAACTTCCAATGTCATTTTTTGAAAAAAAGAATTTATCTGATTTGACAACAACTATTATGGGAGATTGTACTGACTTAGAACATGCATTTTCTCATGCAGTTCCTGAATTAGCTGGTTCTGTAATTTCATTAGTTATTATATCTATTGGAATATTATTATTCAACTTTCCTTTATCTATTGCATTATTATGGGTTATTCCAGTATCATTCTTAATAGTTATTGTTTCAAAATCAATACAGGAAAAAAATAGTGAAAAAATAATAAAAAAACGTAGAACCGGTACTGATGGAATCCAAGAATCTATTGAAACAATAAAAGAATTAAAGGCATATAATTATGAAGATGATTATTTAAAAGGGCTAAATAGGAAAATCAAAAATATTGAGTCCTCTCTTATTAGAAGTGAATTAGTAACAGGTACTAGTGTAATATCTGGTCAAATGGTACTTAAATTAGGTATTGTGTCTGTGATGATTGTGGGATCTACTCTATTAGTAAGTGGTCAAATTAGTCTATTAATGTTTATATTATATTTAATAGCTGCAGCATTTATATATCTACCAATTCAAGGTGCTTTAGAATTTTTAGCTGAAATATTTATGGCAGGAGTTAAAATTAAGAGAATGAAAAAAATAGAAAGTCAAGCAGTCCAAGATGGATCTATAGAATACTCAAATAAGGGATATGATATCACTTTCAAAGATGTTAGTTTTAATTATAAAGAAGATAAAGATATCTTAAAAAATATTAACTTCAATGCAAAACAAGGAGAAGTAACAGCATTAATAGGTCCATCAGGAGGAGGAAAAAGTACAATATCCAAATTAGCAGCACGATTTTGGGATGCTAATGAAGGAAAAATAACATTAGGTGGTGTTGATCTAAAAACAATTGATCCAGAAGCACTACTCAAAAATTATGCAATTGTATTCCAAGATGTAGTTCTATTCAATAATACAGTAAAAGAAAATATAAGAATAGGATCTCATGGAGCAAGTGATGAAGAAGTATATGAGGTAGCAAAACTAGCAAGATGTGATAAATTTGTAAAAAACCTTCCCAATGGATATGATACATTAATTGGAGAGAATGGATCATTATTATCAGGAGGAGAAAGACAAAGAATATCAATAGCTAGAGCACTACTTAAAAATGCGCCAATAATCTTATTAGATGAGGCAACAGCATCTTTAGATGTAGAAAATGAATCTGAAATTCAAAAAGCATTGTCTATATTGATTAAAAATAAAACTGTTATTGTAATTGCACATAGAATGCGTACAATAGCAAATGCTGACAAAATTGTAGTTTTAAAAGAAGGAAAAATAGTTGAAAAAGGTTCTCCTCAAGAATTAAATCAAATAGATGGTTTATATAAGAAAATGGTTGATATTCAAAATAAAACAGGAAAATGGAGATTATAA
- a CDS encoding nitroreductase family protein: MNTFEVINKRRSVRSFRDEKIDENDIEKIIGTGKIAPVAGKFQITVVQNKEILNKLNDAVKEALKASGDEARIAQAENPDYNAFYGANTFVLFSAPDENPFGALDTALAAENIILASTELGLGTCYMLTPVFPLQSPENEELLKKFELPEGYKPIGAVVIGKVSSDIQYPERNDLNNVNYVK; this comes from the coding sequence ATGAATACATTTGAAGTTATAAATAAAAGAAGAAGTGTAAGAAGTTTTCGAGATGAAAAAATTGATGAAAATGATATTGAAAAGATTATTGGGACTGGTAAAATTGCACCAGTAGCTGGTAAATTCCAAATTACTGTAGTTCAAAACAAAGAGATTCTAAATAAATTAAACGATGCAGTTAAAGAAGCTTTAAAAGCCTCTGGAGATGAAGCTAGAATAGCTCAAGCTGAAAACCCTGATTATAATGCTTTTTATGGAGCTAATACTTTTGTTTTATTTTCAGCACCTGATGAAAATCCTTTTGGAGCATTGGATACTGCACTTGCAGCTGAAAATATCATATTGGCAAGTACCGAATTGGGATTAGGAACTTGTTATATGTTAACACCAGTATTTCCATTACAATCTCCAGAAAATGAAGAATTACTTAAAAAATTCGAACTACCAGAAGGATATAAACCAATTGGGGCTGTTGTGATTGGTAAAGTATCTTCAGATATTCAATATCCAGAAAGGAATGATCTGAATAATGTAAATTATGTGAAATAA
- a CDS encoding DUF169 domain-containing protein, whose product MSEVNEIGKKFKTLLKLDKFPLAIYESENLPENAVPMCSLDRCVAKAIFLTSDNDNINPLYINNKSLKGCCPGSITYFGFGKPAKFIKYFVSTGKENFRGGDAEYLKASPDDVEKFLESIGEIKQIEKNLIIQRCEDVEYDIDDINLRSILIFGDAEQIRNLSNLIYFKNENTFNGISMPFGPSCASFITYPTGMAEKTPENTSFLGPVDPTGNTWFPSDYLSMGIPIKIVIELYNDIDESFISKRPDVAFPQK is encoded by the coding sequence ATGAGTGAAGTTAATGAAATTGGTAAGAAATTTAAAACACTTTTAAAATTAGATAAATTTCCTTTAGCTATATATGAATCGGAAAATCTTCCTGAAAATGCAGTACCTATGTGTTCATTGGATCGCTGTGTTGCAAAAGCGATTTTTCTAACTTCTGATAATGATAATATAAATCCTTTATATATAAATAATAAATCACTTAAGGGATGTTGTCCTGGATCAATCACATATTTTGGATTTGGAAAGCCAGCTAAATTTATTAAATATTTTGTTTCTACTGGTAAAGAAAATTTTAGAGGTGGAGATGCTGAATATCTTAAAGCAAGCCCAGATGATGTTGAAAAATTTTTGGAATCTATTGGAGAAATAAAACAAATTGAAAAAAATCTTATAATTCAAAGATGTGAAGATGTGGAATATGATATTGATGATATAAACCTTAGATCAATTCTTATTTTTGGTGATGCCGAGCAAATACGAAATTTAAGCAACTTAATATATTTCAAAAATGAGAATACTTTTAATGGAATTAGTATGCCTTTTGGACCATCATGTGCTAGTTTTATTACATATCCCACAGGAATGGCTGAAAAAACACCTGAAAATACTTCTTTTTTAGGACCTGTTGACCCAACTGGCAATACCTGGTTTCCATCAGACTATTTATCTATGGGAATACCAATAAAAATTGTAATAGAATTATATAATGATATTGATGAATCATTTATTTCTAAACGACCAGACGTTGCATTTCCACAAAAATGA
- a CDS encoding CARDB domain-containing protein, whose protein sequence is MLIICFFVLVAFFSLSAASAATYTLHDENDDYYYSNNAENYEVEFDSKSGSIWTENYKQVSSIKISDNKGKSKTLKNKIDFKNYKSKNGYSMYKTFYASNLGLSQIKKVTVNFLKQPDLKITKVKRKNNNYYITIKNTGDATAKGNYLGIYSKGKHIKKTYVPALKPGKYKTVKVPISSYYTKYNKIFNVDYKNKINELKKSNNKKTVKGIKIVKKTTPKKNSGGQVIITRTGTKYHAYKHGNMKYISYVSLSYARQYYGPCKICY, encoded by the coding sequence TTGTTAATAATATGTTTTTTTGTGTTGGTAGCTTTTTTTAGTTTAAGTGCTGCTTCAGCTGCTACATATACATTGCATGACGAAAATGATGACTATTATTACTCTAATAATGCTGAAAACTATGAGGTTGAGTTTGATTCTAAATCTGGAAGTATCTGGACAGAAAATTACAAACAAGTTTCATCTATTAAAATTAGTGATAATAAAGGTAAATCAAAAACTTTAAAAAATAAAATTGATTTTAAAAATTACAAGAGTAAAAATGGTTATTCAATGTATAAGACTTTTTATGCTTCAAATTTAGGTTTATCACAGATTAAAAAAGTCACAGTAAATTTTTTAAAACAACCAGATCTTAAAATAACTAAAGTTAAACGCAAAAATAATAATTACTATATAACTATTAAAAATACTGGAGATGCAACAGCTAAAGGCAATTATTTAGGCATATATTCAAAAGGAAAACACATTAAGAAAACATATGTTCCTGCATTAAAACCTGGGAAATATAAAACTGTTAAAGTACCTATCAGTTCATACTATACAAAATACAATAAGATATTCAATGTTGATTATAAAAATAAAATCAATGAACTAAAAAAGTCTAATAACAAAAAAACAGTAAAAGGAATTAAGATAGTTAAAAAAACAACACCAAAAAAGAATAGTGGAGGGCAAGTAATAATAACAAGGACTGGAACAAAATACCATGCATATAAACATGGAAACATGAAATATATAAGTTATGTATCATTATCTTATGCTAGACAATATTATGGTCCATGCAAAATATGTTACTAA
- a CDS encoding LytTR family DNA-binding domain-containing protein translates to MKVEIKLSNEIKEPYAVIFTDKITDEIQKAIETLETQSSSLIILKNKDKIFIKSIEEIFMVQSANNQVIVYDENEKYASNKRLYELEKILGENFFRISKSTIINIKEIDNVIPLFKGVMHVKMKNGLESNISRKYLPKFKKYIGL, encoded by the coding sequence TTGAAAGTTGAAATAAAATTATCTAATGAAATAAAAGAGCCTTATGCAGTAATTTTCACAGATAAAATAACTGATGAGATTCAAAAAGCTATTGAAACACTTGAAACTCAATCAAGTTCATTAATAATTTTAAAAAATAAGGATAAAATATTCATAAAATCTATTGAAGAAATATTCATGGTTCAATCAGCGAATAACCAAGTCATTGTTTATGATGAAAATGAAAAGTATGCTTCAAATAAACGATTATATGAATTAGAAAAGATATTAGGTGAAAATTTTTTTCGGATCTCTAAATCAACGATAATTAACATAAAAGAAATTGATAATGTAATTCCATTATTTAAGGGAGTTATGCATGTTAAAATGAAAAATGGATTAGAATCAAACATTTCAAGAAAATATTTACCTAAATTTAAGAAATATATTGGTTTATAA
- a CDS encoding DUF3021 domain-containing protein, translating into MKEYIKLTVQGMAIGSLILIILSIFGIYFGGKEFQELLINNFIIYSIAAMVVGIGFSLPSIVYENNELSLLKQFLIQISIGMSILIITSLFVGWIPINYGLGIIIWVLIALIFVILIWAGFYLYNRKEASDINKQIKKIQNKN; encoded by the coding sequence ATGAAAGAATATATTAAGCTAACTGTCCAAGGAATGGCAATAGGATCATTAATATTAATAATTTTAAGTATATTTGGGATTTATTTTGGAGGAAAAGAGTTTCAAGAATTATTAATAAATAACTTCATAATCTATTCAATCGCAGCTATGGTTGTAGGCATTGGATTCTCTTTACCTTCAATAGTTTATGAAAACAACGAATTATCTTTGTTAAAACAATTTTTAATACAAATATCTATTGGAATGAGTATTTTAATAATCACATCTTTATTTGTAGGATGGATTCCAATAAATTATGGATTAGGAATTATTATATGGGTATTAATCGCTCTTATATTTGTTATTCTAATATGGGCAGGCTTCTACTTATATAATAGAAAAGAAGCATCAGATATAAATAAACAGATAAAAAAAATCCAAAACAAGAATTGA
- the priS gene encoding DNA primase catalytic subunit PriS: MFKTATLEERRRYYREEWSEKDLPKFITDELRMREFGFDHLGHGPNDRYKVFKGKDSLRRFLRYKTPFAAYISVAFYNNPRRRGDWLKSEYVFDVDAKDLPIRSCDCDGVCEICLSEALEIVNNMIDTLEGDLGIKKIHLIYSGRGYHIRILDDEIMDSDSELRSEILKYVAGAEVPKLKYGNISEGSGSSYNFEHFSIPIAYPKVFTKRIKYNIQHLKGNEEIDDINKNLLKDIIKNRDLLDDDQWGIFRSKIGPRRYKNMVTGMARVNLATIDAKVSIDLKRILRLPTSLHSKVSMKCVEVKDREWFDPFKSAVPKFVEERK; the protein is encoded by the coding sequence ATTTTTAAAACAGCTACTTTAGAAGAGCGAAGAAGATATTATAGGGAGGAATGGTCTGAAAAGGATTTGCCTAAATTTATTACAGATGAACTTAGAATGAGGGAATTTGGGTTTGATCATTTAGGACATGGCCCTAATGATAGATATAAAGTTTTTAAAGGTAAGGATTCTCTTAGAAGATTTCTTAGATATAAAACTCCTTTTGCAGCTTATATATCCGTAGCTTTTTATAATAATCCTCGAAGAAGAGGAGATTGGCTTAAATCAGAATATGTTTTTGATGTTGATGCAAAAGATCTTCCTATAAGGTCCTGTGATTGTGATGGTGTTTGCGAAATCTGCCTTTCTGAAGCTCTTGAAATAGTAAATAATATGATAGATACTTTAGAAGGAGATCTTGGAATAAAAAAGATTCATCTCATCTATTCTGGTCGAGGATACCATATAAGAATATTAGATGATGAAATAATGGATTCAGATAGTGAACTTAGGTCTGAAATTCTAAAATATGTAGCTGGAGCAGAAGTTCCAAAATTAAAGTATGGTAATATATCTGAAGGTAGTGGAAGTAGCTATAATTTTGAACATTTTTCTATTCCAATAGCTTATCCCAAGGTTTTTACAAAAAGAATAAAATATAATATCCAGCACTTAAAAGGAAATGAGGAAATTGATGATATAAACAAGAATTTATTAAAGGATATTATTAAAAATAGGGATCTTTTGGATGATGATCAGTGGGGTATTTTTAGAAGTAAAATAGGTCCAAGAAGATATAAAAATATGGTTACTGGAATGGCAAGGGTTAATTTAGCTACTATTGATGCAAAGGTTTCAATAGATCTAAAAAGAATTTTAAGGTTGCCCACTTCTCTTCATTCAAAGGTTAGTATGAAATGTGTTGAAGTAAAAGATCGTGAATGGTTTGATCCATTTAAAAGTGCTGTTCCTAAGTTTGTAGAAGAAAGAAAGTAA